Part of the Cohnella candidum genome, CCGTCCATTCTCGGCATCATGCGGTCCAGAATGACCAAACACGGCACGGAATCCCTGGACCAAGGGTCGTTCATGAATTCCTCCCCGTCCTTGAACACGCGGATGTCCACGGTCAGTTCCGGCGGAAAGCAAGGCTTGACGTGTTCCGCCAGCATCGTACGGACGATCGCGTCATCGTCCACGATCACCGCCCTGACGGCTGACGCATGCGCACCAAGGCCGCTCCCGGGATGGCCTTCGCCTGCCGGAATCCTTTCCGACTGGGCTGCTTGCATGATCCTCATCGCTTCCGTAACGGACCTCTCAAAGGATGCGTCCGCTTGGGTAACGGTCATCCGGCCGGAAGCTAACCGCACGGGAATCTCGCTCCCTCTCTCGAAATCCCTCAGCCAGCTTTCCGGTTCGAACGGTTGTCCCCGCTCGGCGGATCCGTCGAATACGACGAGAAACCTTCCTCCTCCGTAACGGATCAGCCGGTCCCGGCTGCTCAAGCGGGAGAACAGCATGTCCGACAACGAAGCCAGAAGCCGGTCTCCTTGCCGGAACCCGCTTTCCGCGTTGATTTGCCCCAAACCGACGATGTCCAAGACCGCCAGTTGAAACGTGCCGGAACGGTTTATCGCTTCTTCGAGAAATTCCCGGTAGATATTTTCCGCTTCGGCCCGGCGGTAAGCTCCCGTCAATTCGTCCCGAACGGCAAGGCGATCGATGGCGGCTTTCTTTTTGAGTTGACGCGATAGCCGTCCGGTCAACTCTTCGAAATCCAAAGGCTTGGCCACGAAATCGTCGGCTCCGAGCCGGAAAGCTTCCAGACGGTTCGACCGCGTATCGTCCGCGCTGACGACCGTGACCGGGATGAACAGGGAAGAAATCTTCTCTTCCAGCTCCCGAAGCACCTCGAAGCCGCTCCCCTCCCGAAGGTGAAGATCCACGATCAAGGCGTCCGGCTGATATTGATGCATGCAGCGGACGGCTTCCTCCGAGCGGGAGGCGTTCATGACCATGTAACCTTGCTGCTCCAGCCCGTCTTTCAGGAAGGCGACGAAGGCATAATCGTCGTCCAGAACCAAGACAAGGGGAGCGTCCGGGTCCAACGGCTTCGAAGGCTTGCCGTCCGACGAATCGGCCGTATCCTCCGCTTCCCGGGCACGATAGACGAACTCGGCGATTGCCCTTAAAAAAGGCCGGAGCTGCGAGGGGGGCCAAACTTCCCGGTCCTCTTCCTCGCATTGGCGCATCAGGGCCGCCGCCGTCTCGGACAATTCCGGCAGCCCGATCGTGCCGGCGGTCCCCGCCACCGAATGGAGGAACCGCCTCACTTCCGTACCCGCCGCGGTACCGCCGTCCCTCTCCAACCACTCGGCAAGTTGAGTTTCTATGTTTCGGAATAACGCATCCTGGTATTTTTTCATGGATTCCATCAGGGCCTCGCTTCATAAAACCATTTATTATCGAATTATACTTGATTTCTTTAGACAAAACTCTACAAGATATTCGTAAATTAAGCAGGATGGAATGCCGTCAACGCAATAGGCCAGCCTGTTTCTTTACAAGGCTTGCGGCGCATGGTATTCTGAGGAAAACGCGTTGACGGGACCAACAAGCGGATCCGGGCAAAATCAGAGAGTAAATTCCGAAGGCTGAGAGAATTTACGTTGACCCCCGCCTCCCCCACCCCCGAGCGGCCGGCGATAAACCGGACAGTCCCTGCTGTTACCAGGGTTCGAGAGGACGGCTTTACGCGCGCGGATCGCGCCGGCCGTCAATGAAGGTGGTACCGCGGAAGCCGAGCTTCCGTCCTTTATCGGACGGGGGCTTTTTATATTGTCTGACGGAAGGCGGTTTACGGTTATGGGGCAACGGATCGTGGTCAAAATCGGAAGCAGCTCGCTGACGGCCGAAGAAGGCGGATTGGAAAACGGCAAGGTCCGCTTTCTCGCGGATGAGCTGGCAGCGTTGCATGAGGCGGGACACCATGTGCTGCTCGTCACTTCGGGCGCAGTAGCAGCCGGGTTCCGGCGAATCGGCTACGCGGCGCGGCCGAAGCTCGTGCACGAGAAACAAGCGGCGGCCGCCGTCGGTCAAGCCTTGCTGATGCAAGCCTACCACGAAGCTTTCGGCAAGCAAGACATCTCGGTAGCTCAAATTCTCCTCACCCGGCCGGATTTCGGCAACCGGGGCCGGGCGCAAAACGCCCAGCGGACGATCGAGGAGCTCCTGAAACAGCGCGTGATTCCGATTTTCAACGAAAACGACACGGTCGCCGTGGACGAACTCAAATTCGGAGAGAACGACACGCTGTCCGCGCTCGTCGCGAATCTCGTGAAGGCCGACGGGCTGTATATCCTGACGGATATGGACGGCCTGTATTCCGCGGATCCCCGGAAAGCGCCGGACGCGGTCAAAATCGGCCGGGTCGACGTCATTTCCGACGAACTTTACCGCATCGCGAGCGGAGCGGGCTCCTCCGTCGGCACCGGCGGCATGCGTTCCAAAATCGAAGCCGCGAGGATCGCCATGCAAGGCGGCATCCCGACGTTCGTCGGCAAAGTCGCCGAGCCGGGCGACCTGGCCGCAGCCGTCCGCGGGGATGGCAAAGGCACGTATTTCTCCTCTTCCCTGCACTCGCTCTCGGCGAAGAAGCACTGGATCGGGTTCCTCTCCGTGCCCCAAGGTCGGATCATCGTCGACGAAGGCGCCCAAACGGCTTTGCTCCGAGGCGGGAAGAGCTTGCTCCCCGCCGGCATCGTCGGCGTCGAAGGCGACTTCCATCCGGGCGACGTCGTCGAGGTCGCGGGCCCGGACGGCCGCACGCTCGGGCGGGGCGTCACGCACTACGCCGCTTGGCAAATTACCGCGGTCGCCCGGCTGGGCACCGAAGAAGCGATGAAGCGGGTCGAGGTGACCCGCGTGGAAGTCATCCACCGCGACGAATGGGTCGCGACCCCTATTTTGAAGGAGGCTGGTTCCCATGAGTGAAGTCCGTACCAAAGCGCAGGCGGCGCAAGATACGGCGGCCGCACTGGCCCGTTTGACCACCGAGGCGAAAAACGAAGCTCTCGCCGCAATCGCCGATGCGCTGATTGCCCGCTCTCGGGAGATCATAGAGAGCAACGAGGAAGATTTGGCCCGCGGCCGCGAGCAAGGCACCTCCGCTTCGCTGCTCGATCGGCTCAA contains:
- a CDS encoding response regulator; the protein is MESMKKYQDALFRNIETQLAEWLERDGGTAAGTEVRRFLHSVAGTAGTIGLPELSETAAALMRQCEEEDREVWPPSQLRPFLRAIAEFVYRAREAEDTADSSDGKPSKPLDPDAPLVLVLDDDYAFVAFLKDGLEQQGYMVMNASRSEEAVRCMHQYQPDALIVDLHLREGSGFEVLRELEEKISSLFIPVTVVSADDTRSNRLEAFRLGADDFVAKPLDFEELTGRLSRQLKKKAAIDRLAVRDELTGAYRRAEAENIYREFLEEAINRSGTFQLAVLDIVGLGQINAESGFRQGDRLLASLSDMLFSRLSSRDRLIRYGGGRFLVVFDGSAERGQPFEPESWLRDFERGSEIPVRLASGRMTVTQADASFERSVTEAMRIMQAAQSERIPAGEGHPGSGLGAHASAVRAVIVDDDAIVRTMLAEHVKPCFPPELTVDIRVFKDGEEFMNDPWSRDSVPCLVILDRMMPRMDGIEVLQRLRQSPDSGRFTVLMLTNRKSDSDIVRALELGADDYVTKPFSLKELEARIRRLSGRMVSR
- the proB gene encoding glutamate 5-kinase, producing the protein MGQRIVVKIGSSSLTAEEGGLENGKVRFLADELAALHEAGHHVLLVTSGAVAAGFRRIGYAARPKLVHEKQAAAAVGQALLMQAYHEAFGKQDISVAQILLTRPDFGNRGRAQNAQRTIEELLKQRVIPIFNENDTVAVDELKFGENDTLSALVANLVKADGLYILTDMDGLYSADPRKAPDAVKIGRVDVISDELYRIASGAGSSVGTGGMRSKIEAARIAMQGGIPTFVGKVAEPGDLAAAVRGDGKGTYFSSSLHSLSAKKHWIGFLSVPQGRIIVDEGAQTALLRGGKSLLPAGIVGVEGDFHPGDVVEVAGPDGRTLGRGVTHYAAWQITAVARLGTEEAMKRVEVTRVEVIHRDEWVATPILKEAGSHE